Within Eggerthella timonensis, the genomic segment CATGGTGGAGAAGACCCTCGGGCCCGAGAAGATGGCGAAGATCGACCAGCCCACGCTGCGCCGCCTGTGCCGCGAGTGGGCCGAGAAGTACGTCGACGTGCAGCGCGAGGGCTTCAAGCGCCTCGGCGTGAACGCCGACTGGGACCATCCGTACCTCACCTTCACGCCGAACTACGAGGCGGGCAACGTCGAGGTGTTCAAGAAGATGTACCTCGACGGCTCGGTGTACCGCGGCCGCAAGCCCATCCACTGGTGCAAGCGCTGCCACACCGCGCTTGCCGAGGCCGAGATCGAGTACTCCGACGAGACGTCGCCGTCCATCTTCGTGAAGTTCAAGATGGACCTCATGCCCGGCATGTTCGAGGCCGCCGGCGCGACGGGCGACGCCTACGTGCTCATCTGGACCACCACGCCCTGGACGCTGCCGGCGAACACCGCCGTGTCGCTGGCGCCCGATGCCGACTACGTAATGGTGCAGGTAGCGGGCTCGAACATGATCATGGCGCGCGAGCTGGTGGACCAGGTGGCCGAGATCGCGGGCTGGGAGTCCTACGACCTCGTGCGCGGCGCGGACGGCGAGCCCGTCTCGCTCAAGGGCCGCGAGTTCACCGGACTGACCTACACGTGCCCCATCCGCCAGGACCTCAAGGGGACCATCATCTACGGCGACCACGTCACGCTCGACTCGGGCACAGGCGCGGTGCACACCGCCCCCGGCCACGGCCAGGACGACTACCTGGTCGCCCTCGAGTTCGACGTGCCGCTGCTCATGCCGGTGGACGACAACGGCGTGCTCACCGACGAGGCGGGCCCCTTCGCGGGCCTCGACGTGGACGAGGCGAACCCGGCCATCATCGCGTGGCTGCGCGAGCGCGGCACGCTCGTGGCCCAGAAGGAGATCCTCCACAGCTACCCGCACTGCTGGCGCTGCCACGAGCCGGTCATCTTCCGCGCCACCGACCAGTGGTTCGTGTCGATGGACAAGAACTCGCTGCGCGAGAACGCGCTCAACGCCATCGACCGCGAGGTGGAGTGGATCCCCGCATGGGCGAAGAACCGCATCGGAAGCATGGTGGCCGACCGTCCCGACTGGTGCATCTCGCGCCAGCGCTCGTGGGGCGTGCCCATCCCCGTGTTCAAGTGCGCCAAGTGCGGCAACACCGTGGCCACGGCCGAGACGTTCGACGCGGTGATCGACCTGTTCTACCGCGAGGGCGCCGACGCGTGGTTCACGCACGATCCGTCCGACTACCTGCCACGCGGCGTGAAGTGCGAGACGTGCGGCTGCACCGAGCTCGTCCCCGAGAAGGACATCCTCGACGTGTGGTGGGAGAGCGGCGTATCGCACACCTCCGTGCTGAAGCACCGCGAGGCCGAGGGCCTGCGCTTCCCGGCCGACATGTACCTCGAAGGCTCCGACCAGCATCGCGGCTGGTTTCAGTCGTCCCTGCTCACCAGCATGGGCGCCTACGGCGTGCCGCCGTACAAGTCCGTCATGCACTGCGGATTCACGATGGACGCCGAGGGCAAGAAGATGTCGAAGTCGGCCGGAAACGGCGTCGACCCGGCGGACGTCATGGCGAAGAGCGGCGCCGACGTGCTGCGTTTGTGGGTGGCCAGCGTCGATTACTCCCAGGACGTGAACATCGGCGACGAGATCCTCGAGCGCACGAGCGAGGCGTACCGCCGCATCCGCAACACCTTCCGCTTCCTGTTGGGCAGCCTCGACGACTTCGCCAACGAGCACGCCGTCAAGGATTGGGACGCGCTCGAGCCCGTCGACCAGTGGGCCATGGTGCGTCTTTGGCATCTGCTGCGCGACGTGGAGCGCGCCTACGACGAGTACAAGTTCCACCTCGTCTACCGCGCGGTGTACGACTACGCCGTGAACGATCTCTCGGCCGTGTACATGGACGCGACGAAGGACCGCCTGTACTCCGAGGCGCCCGACTCGCCGCGCCGCCGCGCCGCGCAGACCGTGCTCATGAACATCCTCGAGGTGCTCGTGCGCGTGCTGGCGCCGGTGCTCACGTTCACGACCGACGAGGTGTGGGAGCACTATCCGGAAGGCGTTCGCTCGAGCTACGGGAACGTCCCGAACGTGCAGCTGGCCGGCTGGCCCGAGAGGTCCGACTTCGCGCCCGCGCTGCCCGACGATGCCGAGCGCGTCGCCGAGGACTTCGGCCTGGTGATGGGCGTGCGCGAGGTCGTGACGAAGGCGCTCGAGGACGCGCGCGGTCGGAAGGTCGTGAACAAGAGCCAGGAGGCATCCGTGACGGTGACGGCGCCGCGCAGCATGCTCGACGTGCTGGAGCGCTACGACGCGTCGGTGTTCGAGGAGCTGTTCATCGTGGCCTCGGTGGCGTTCGAGGAGGGCGATGAGCTGGCGGCGTCGGTGGCGAAGACCGATGCCGAGAAGTGCCCGCGCTGCTGGAACTACCGCGCGCTCGGCGGCAACCCGAACCATCCGGATGTATGCAAGCGCTGCGGCGACGCGCTCGACGCCGTCGGCTTCGCAGAAGGGGAGTAAGGCGCATGCCCAATCAGCCTGAGCAAGGCGGCGCGGGAGCGGAGCCGAAAGACCCCGAACGTTCGAAGCGCTCGCGCAACACGCTCGTGTTCGGCATCGTCGCGCTCGCATGGCTCGCTTTCGACACGCTCACGAAGAGCTACTTCAACGGCTCGTACGCCGTGGGCGAGGTCGTCACGGGGCCGCTGCTCGGCCTCGTGCGGTTCCACCTCGTGCACAACACCGGGGCCGCATGGGGCATGTTCGGCGACTCGACGTTCCTTCTGGGCGTCATGTCGCTCATCGTGTGCGTGCTGCTCACGGTGTACCTGTTCTTCCTCGTGCGCCGTCCGAACATGGCGCAGGTGGTGGGCGTGGCGCTCGTGGTGGCGGGCGGCCTCGGCAACGCGTTCGACCGCTTCACGCTGGGCTACGTCGTGGACTTCATCGAGCCGGTGTTCATCGACTTCCCCGTGTTCAACGTGGCCGACATCGGCGTGACGTGCGGGTTCGTGCTGTTCCTCGTCGGCGTGCTGCTGAGCTGGCGTCACGAGGACCGCATCGATGCCGCGGCAGCCTCCGCCGCCGAAGCTGACGCCGTGCCCGACGACGCGCGCGACGAAGGAACCGACGCCCGATGAGCCGCCTGCTGAGCTACGGCGCCTCCGCCGACGACGCGGGGCAGCGCCTCGACGCCCTGCTGGCCGCGCGCGGGCTGTATCCCAGCCGCAGTGCGGCGGCGCGCGCCGTGGACGAGGGGCTCGTGTTCGTGAACGGAGCGGCGGTGGCGAAGAAGCACCTCGTGGCCGCAGGCGACACGATCGTGTACCAGGTCGAGGAGACCGCGGCGCCGGGCCCCTTGACCGGACAGCCCATCGAGCTCGACATCCGCTACGAGGACGACGGCCTCATCGTGCTGTCCAAGCAGGTGGGGCTCGTGTGCCATCCGTCGGTCGACCACGACGACGGCACGCTGGTGAACGCCCTCATCTACCATTGCGGCGCCGAGCATCTGTGCAACGTGCAGGGCGAGGACGACCGCCTGGGCATCGTGCACCGCCTCGACCGCGACACGAGCGGCCTCATGCTGGCCGCGAAGACCGACGAGGTGGGCTACGCGCTCATGTCCGACATCCGCGACCGCGCGGTCGACCGCCGCTACCTGGCGCTCGTGCACGGCGTGATCGCCCACGACACGGGCATGATCGACGCTCCCATCGCGCGCGCCGAAAAGGAGCGCACGCGCATGGCCGTCCGCGACACGCAATCGGCCCGCGAGTCGATCACCACGTTCCGCGTGCTCGAGCGCTTCGAGCACGGGCCGCGCGACGACGGTTACACGCTCATCGACTGCAAGCTGTTCACGGGCCGGACGCATCAGATCCGTGTGCACATGGAGTATGCGAAGCACCCGCTCGTGGGCGACCCGGTGTACGTCTCGGGGTCCCCGAGCGCCCCCGCAGCCGATCTCGGCCTGGACCGCCAGTTCCTCCATTCGTTCCAGCTGGCCTTCGAGCATCCCCTCACCGGCGAGGCCCTCCGCTTCGCGGACAACCTTCCCGCCGACCTGCAGGATGCCCTCGACGGCCTCGCCGGCCGCAGCGCCGGCCGCACGGCAGCCGGCGAGGAAGTGCGTGCCCTGCTCGAAGACGCCCCGAGGCCGCAGTTGCGGTGAGACAGGGGAGGTGAGACGGAGGGACGGGGTAATTGTCTCATTCGCTGAATGAGACAATTACCCCGTCCCTCCGTCTCACCCTTTCCCGTACACGCTCATGTTCTGCATGCGGGATTGGAGGTAGCTGTCGGGGAAATGCTCGTCGAGGAACCGCTGCTCCCAGGTGGTGGCGGGCACGCCGGCGGCGCGCTGGCCCTCGCGGTCGAGCGCGATCACGGTGACGGCGATGTTGGCCGCCATGAACAGGCTGAGCGCCGCGGTCACGAGCCGCGCGACCGCGCTCTTGGAATCGACGTGCGAGAACACGCGCTTGATGAACGGCAGGATCGTGCGCACCCACACGAGGCCCAAAAGGCCCCACATCACGCCGAACGCGAAGTTCGTGCGCCCGTTGATGCTGCCGAACGTGCCGCTGTAATCCCAGGCGATCGCGCCCCACAGCGCTTCCATGAGCCAGCTCGTGGTGTACTCCATCACCGAGCCCAGCAGCATGGCGATGAGGAAGATGATGAGGTTGTGCGAGTGGTAGAAGCGGTTGAGCGACGCAGTGAGCACCACCGCGCCCACGCCGTAGATGGGCGAGAACGGCCCCCATACGAGGCCGGCGCGGCTCTCGTAGCCGCCGTACACGATGGCGTGGAACGCCGTCTCCACCACGAGCCCGAACACGCATCCGGCCATGAACAGCCAGAACAGCGTGAAGTAGTCGATCTTGAGATAGCCCTGGTTCGGGCGGACCTGCTCGCGCGCCTCCTTGCCGATCTCGCGGAGGATGCCCGGATGCGGCGCCGCGCTGTCGCAGGAGGTGGAGCCGGCGCCGGGTTCGCGATCGGGCGTTACGGCCTGTCGCGACGGTAATTCCGCAGCCGATTTTTTCGGTTCTTTCTCCATTCACCTGCCCTATCAATAGTCAATGGGCTAAACTATAACAGATTTTCAAGGGCGGAATTCAACCGTTTCGCCATGTCTACGCCGCAGGAAGGTGATGAGCATCGTGCCACAGCCGAAGCGCTCAGGGGTGCTTTTAGTGAACACCGGCACGCCCGCCGTGCCCAAGCCCCGGGCCGTGCGGAAGTACCTCGCCAAATTCTTGATGGACAAGCGCATCGCGCCGATGAACCGCGTGGGATGGTGGTTCATCCTCCATCTGTTCATCCTGCCGAAGCGAGGGCGCGCGTCGGCCGAGAAGTACGAGAAGATATGGACGGACGAGGGCTCGCCGTTCACGATCGCCCACGAGAAGCTCGCGGCCGGCTTGGGCGCCGCGTTCGATGAGGAGGGCCTCGGTGCCATGGTGCGCTGCGCCATGAGCTACAGCGACCCGTCGGTGCTCGACTGCGTGCGCGAGCTCAAGGACGCGGGCTGCACGAAGCTCGTCGTGCTGCCGCTGTACCCGCAAAGCGCGTATTCGACCACCGGCTCGGTGTCCGACAGCGTGGAGCGCGCGCTCAAGAAGGCGCGCTGGGACGTGCCGTGCGACTTCGTGGACAACTACCACGACGACCCCACCTACATCCGCGCCATCGCCGCGTCCATCGAGCACGCCGGGTTCAAGGTGGATTCCGACGACAAGGTGCTGTTCTCGTACCACTCCATCCCGCTCGTGGACATCGAGGCGGGGGACACCTACGAGCTGCAGACGGGCGCCACCAGCCTGCAGGTAGCCAGCGAACTGGGCATCGATCGCAATCGTTGGACCATCGGCTATCAATGCCGCTTCGACAAGAGCCGCGAGTGGCTCTCGCCGTACACGCGCGACGTGCTCACGCGGTGGGCCGAGGCAGGCGTGAAGCGCGTGTTCTTCATCTGCCCGAACTTCGCCGTCGATTGCCTGGAGACGCTCTACGACATCGACTACGAGCTCAAGCCGTTCTACTTCGACCAGATCAAGCAGGCGGGCCGCACGCCGGACGAGGCATGCTTCACCTACGTGCCCTGCCTCGACCGCAGCCGCGCGCACCTTCGGGTGCTCGCCGACGTGCTGCGTCCGTATATAGAGGAGGATCCTCGTGGCTAACGCAAACGACGGCGCGGCGAACCCCGCGCAGAAAACCGTGCTGCTGGGCGTGACGGGATGCATCGCCGCCTACAAGTCGTGCGAGATCGTGCGCGGCCTGCAAAAGGCCGGCGTGCGCGTGAAGGTGGTCATGACCGAGCACGCGACCGAGTTCGTGGGACCCACGACGTTCCGCGCGCTCACGCACGAGACGGTGGCCGTCGGGCTGTTCGACGACCCCTCCGACCCCATCCACCACGTGTCGCTCGCGCAGGAGGCCGACGTCTTCCTCATCGCGCCGTGCACCGCGAACGTCATCGCCAAGATCGCCAACGGCATCGCCGACGATTTGCTGACCACCACGGCGCTCGCCACCACGGCACCGCTCGTCATCGCGCCGGCCATGAACGTGAACATGTACGAGAACGGCGCCACGCGCTACAACATCGGCAAGCTGCACATCCGCGGCGCGCGCTTCATCGACGCCGGCGACGGCTACCTGGCGTGCGGCGACATCGGCAAGGGCCGGTTGGCCGAGGTGGACGACATCGTGTCGGCCACGCTCGACGAGCTGGGCGTGAAGCGCGACTTGGCCGGCCGCCGCGTCATGATCACCGCAGGCCCCACCGTGGAGCCCATCGACCCGGTGCGCTACATCTCCAACCACTCCTCGGGCAAGACCGGCTACGCCATCGCCCGCGCGGCGGCGCTGCGCGGCGCCGACGTGACGCTCGTGTCGGGCCCCGTCTCGCTCCCCGCGCCCCAGGGCGTGCACATGGTGCACGTGAAGACGGCGCGCGACATGTACGCGGCCGCAGAGGAGGCCTTCGAGGACTCCGACATCGCCATCTTCGCGGCGGCGGTGGCCGACATGCGCCCGCGCGAGGCGGCCGGGCACAAGCTGAAGAAGGGCATCGCCGACGCCGAGCTGGGCACCATCGACCTCGTGGAGAACCCCGACATCCTGGCCACGCTGGGCGCGCGCAAGGAGCACCAGGTGGTGGTCGGGTTCGCCGCGGAGACGAACGACGTGGTGGCGAACGCCGAGAAGAAGCTCGTGTCCAAGCACGCCGACCTCGTGGTGGCCAACGAAGTGGGCGGCGGCCGCGCCTTCGGCGCCGACGACAACGTGGTGTGGTTCGTGGACGACGAGGACATCGAGGAGCTGCCCCGCATGTCGAAGACCCGCCTCGCCGACGAGATCCTCGACAAAGCCATCCAGTTCCTGGCGTAGTCGGGCGCTTGCCTGCATCCGCCGATCGAGGCGTCGGCCCGAATACGCTTTTTGATCAAAAAGCGTATTCGGGCCGACGCTGCTCTCCGGTTGCGCTTCGCGTCCAATGAGGGCTTCGGGATGCGACGAACGAGAAGAACGAACGAGAAGATGCAAATTTCTTCTTGCAAAGCACCGAGGTTACCGTTAATATAGTCAACGCTGTTTGGGAAGCTTGCTTGAGCGACCGGACAAGCACAACGGGTTGTGGCGCAGTTTGGTAGCGCACTTGACTGGGGGTCAAGGGGTCGCAGGTTCAAATCCTGTCAACCCGACCAGCAACGTAGAACAGGCCATCGGGCATCAGCCCGGTGGCCTGTTTTCTTGCGTCGGGCCGCTCGTGGCGATATCGTGGGCATCCTGTGAACAGAAGGTGACGCGGCGGGATAGCAATCGGTGAACGGTAGGCGCGATAATCCTGCATGAAACGCTCCTTTCGATCCCGTTTTCTGCATGGCGGGGGAGGGGTTTCCACTATTGGCGGCGAACGGTCGCTGAGGCGCCTCGCCGCGGATCGGAAATCTTCCCAGAATCGAATTGTGCACCTGCACAAAACGTTATACTACAGCCCTCCGGACATACGGAGCGTTCCGCAGGAACGTAAGCGAAGCACTCATAAAGGAGGAAACGATCTATGAGCGGTGATAACGTAGTATTGGCGCGCAACACGGAAGCGGCCCCCCAGAACGACCGTCACGCGCAGACCGTGGCGTTCTCGCACTACAACAACATCTCGGCCCAGCTTCCTATCGACCCCGAGACCGGCGCGCTCGTCGAAGGCGGCATCTTCGAGCAGGCCGAGCAGTGCTTCGAGAACCTCGAGGCCATCGTCGAGAGCATCGACCACTCGCTGAACGACGTCGCGCGTCTCACCGTCTTCGTGCGGGACATTCGCGACATGGACGCCGTCGACGAGGTGTTCCGCGCCTTCTTCCCGACCTACGTTCCTTCCCGCACGGCCATGGCCGTCGCGGCGCTGCCCATGGACGCGCTCGTGCAGGTGGAAGCGCTCCTCGTCAACGGCGAGGGCACCATCCCCAACGAGCCGCAGGCCAACGACCTCGTGAAGTACGTGAACAACACGCACAACGCTCCCTACGACGGCCTGTCCTCGCAGAGCGTCGCCTTCTCGCACTACAACAACCTGACCGCGCAGCTGCCCATCGACCCCGTGTCGAACCAGATCGTGGTCGGCGGCGTTGCCGAGCAGGCTGCCCAGTGCCTGAAGAACATCAAGGCGATCCTGACGAGCATCGACGTTCCGTTCGACGACATCGTCAAGGTCACCGTCTTCCTGAAGAACCTCTCCGACATCGACGCCGTGAACGACGTGTACACGCGCTTCTTCCCGGATTCGGGCATCGCCCGCGCCGTGGCCTACGTGCCCGCCCGCACGGTGGTCGAGGTCGCCGAGCTGCCGATGCACGCGCTCGTGCAGATCGAAGCCGTGGTGTCGCACGGCGACGGCACGCCGCCGCAGGAAGTGGAAGCCCGTCACGGCCTCATCATCGAGGCGAACGACACCGACGCGGCCCCCACGAGCCCGCTCTCCACGCAGAGCGTCGCGTTCTCGCACTACAACAACATCTCGGCGCAGCTGGGCGTCGACGCCGCGTCGGGCCTGCTCGTCGCCGGCGGCGTTGCCGAGCAGGCCGAGCAGGCGTGCAAGAACATCAAGGCCATCATCGAGAACGTCGACCATACGATGGAAGACGCCGTCAAGGTGAACGTCTACCTGAAGAACATCGACGACCTTGCCGCCGTCGAGGACGTGTGCGCCCGCTACTTCACCGGCGCTCCCGCGTTCCGCGCGGTGGGCACCGCGGCGCTCCCGATGGACGCGCTCGTGCAGATCGACGCGATCTTCGGCAACGCCGAGGGCACCCCGCCGGTCAAGTAACCTGCTTGCGCATCGGATGAACGAGAAGGCCGGGGAGCGCTCCCCGGCCTTTTTTGCGCGGCGGCGCTGCTCACGAAGCGGCATCCAACCGCCAACAGGCTGCATACGGCTTTCTGGTCAGGCTGTTCTGAGGGCGTTGCTCGTCTATCCTTTCCTTCATCATCTACGAGCATCCGAGGAAAGGATAGGACATGAGCATCATCGTATGGATCATCATCGGCGGTTTGGCCGGCTGGATCGCGAACATGATCATGAAGACGGACGGCAGCCTCATCAAGAACATCGTGACGGGCATCGTCGGCGCGCTCATCGGCGGGTTCGTCATGAGCTTCTTCGGCGCTGCGGGCTTCACCGGGTTCAACCTCTGGTCGTTCTTAGTTGCGTTGATCGGATCGGTGATCCTCATCGCCGTCATCAACCTGCTGACCGGCAAGCGCGCGTAACGCCGCTGCCGATCGACTGGACGCCGAGGGCCGGGAGCGCACGCTTCCGGCCCTCGGCGTGCTCGCTCGAAAAAGGCGAAGGCGCCGGCCCCTATGCGTTGCAAAATCGGGTTTTTGGTCGCCCGACGCA encodes:
- the ileS gene encoding isoleucine--tRNA ligase — translated: MANTYKETMNLPKTDFAMRANLPENEPKRLAKWEEERIYEQVLEKNKDGKPFILHDGPPYANGPIHIGHAFNKILKDFVNKSHAQRGFFTPYVPGWDCHGQPIEHMVEKTLGPEKMAKIDQPTLRRLCREWAEKYVDVQREGFKRLGVNADWDHPYLTFTPNYEAGNVEVFKKMYLDGSVYRGRKPIHWCKRCHTALAEAEIEYSDETSPSIFVKFKMDLMPGMFEAAGATGDAYVLIWTTTPWTLPANTAVSLAPDADYVMVQVAGSNMIMARELVDQVAEIAGWESYDLVRGADGEPVSLKGREFTGLTYTCPIRQDLKGTIIYGDHVTLDSGTGAVHTAPGHGQDDYLVALEFDVPLLMPVDDNGVLTDEAGPFAGLDVDEANPAIIAWLRERGTLVAQKEILHSYPHCWRCHEPVIFRATDQWFVSMDKNSLRENALNAIDREVEWIPAWAKNRIGSMVADRPDWCISRQRSWGVPIPVFKCAKCGNTVATAETFDAVIDLFYREGADAWFTHDPSDYLPRGVKCETCGCTELVPEKDILDVWWESGVSHTSVLKHREAEGLRFPADMYLEGSDQHRGWFQSSLLTSMGAYGVPPYKSVMHCGFTMDAEGKKMSKSAGNGVDPADVMAKSGADVLRLWVASVDYSQDVNIGDEILERTSEAYRRIRNTFRFLLGSLDDFANEHAVKDWDALEPVDQWAMVRLWHLLRDVERAYDEYKFHLVYRAVYDYAVNDLSAVYMDATKDRLYSEAPDSPRRRAAQTVLMNILEVLVRVLAPVLTFTTDEVWEHYPEGVRSSYGNVPNVQLAGWPERSDFAPALPDDAERVAEDFGLVMGVREVVTKALEDARGRKVVNKSQEASVTVTAPRSMLDVLERYDASVFEELFIVASVAFEEGDELAASVAKTDAEKCPRCWNYRALGGNPNHPDVCKRCGDALDAVGFAEGE
- the lspA gene encoding signal peptidase II, whose protein sequence is MPNQPEQGGAGAEPKDPERSKRSRNTLVFGIVALAWLAFDTLTKSYFNGSYAVGEVVTGPLLGLVRFHLVHNTGAAWGMFGDSTFLLGVMSLIVCVLLTVYLFFLVRRPNMAQVVGVALVVAGGLGNAFDRFTLGYVVDFIEPVFIDFPVFNVADIGVTCGFVLFLVGVLLSWRHEDRIDAAAASAAEADAVPDDARDEGTDAR
- a CDS encoding RluA family pseudouridine synthase, with the protein product MSRLLSYGASADDAGQRLDALLAARGLYPSRSAAARAVDEGLVFVNGAAVAKKHLVAAGDTIVYQVEETAAPGPLTGQPIELDIRYEDDGLIVLSKQVGLVCHPSVDHDDGTLVNALIYHCGAEHLCNVQGEDDRLGIVHRLDRDTSGLMLAAKTDEVGYALMSDIRDRAVDRRYLALVHGVIAHDTGMIDAPIARAEKERTRMAVRDTQSARESITTFRVLERFEHGPRDDGYTLIDCKLFTGRTHQIRVHMEYAKHPLVGDPVYVSGSPSAPAADLGLDRQFLHSFQLAFEHPLTGEALRFADNLPADLQDALDGLAGRSAGRTAAGEEVRALLEDAPRPQLR
- a CDS encoding putative ABC transporter permease, which encodes MEKEPKKSAAELPSRQAVTPDREPGAGSTSCDSAAPHPGILREIGKEAREQVRPNQGYLKIDYFTLFWLFMAGCVFGLVVETAFHAIVYGGYESRAGLVWGPFSPIYGVGAVVLTASLNRFYHSHNLIIFLIAMLLGSVMEYTTSWLMEALWGAIAWDYSGTFGSINGRTNFAFGVMWGLLGLVWVRTILPFIKRVFSHVDSKSAVARLVTAALSLFMAANIAVTVIALDREGQRAAGVPATTWEQRFLDEHFPDSYLQSRMQNMSVYGKG
- the hemH gene encoding ferrochelatase codes for the protein MSIVPQPKRSGVLLVNTGTPAVPKPRAVRKYLAKFLMDKRIAPMNRVGWWFILHLFILPKRGRASAEKYEKIWTDEGSPFTIAHEKLAAGLGAAFDEEGLGAMVRCAMSYSDPSVLDCVRELKDAGCTKLVVLPLYPQSAYSTTGSVSDSVERALKKARWDVPCDFVDNYHDDPTYIRAIAASIEHAGFKVDSDDKVLFSYHSIPLVDIEAGDTYELQTGATSLQVASELGIDRNRWTIGYQCRFDKSREWLSPYTRDVLTRWAEAGVKRVFFICPNFAVDCLETLYDIDYELKPFYFDQIKQAGRTPDEACFTYVPCLDRSRAHLRVLADVLRPYIEEDPRG
- the coaBC gene encoding bifunctional phosphopantothenoylcysteine decarboxylase/phosphopantothenate--cysteine ligase CoaBC is translated as MANANDGAANPAQKTVLLGVTGCIAAYKSCEIVRGLQKAGVRVKVVMTEHATEFVGPTTFRALTHETVAVGLFDDPSDPIHHVSLAQEADVFLIAPCTANVIAKIANGIADDLLTTTALATTAPLVIAPAMNVNMYENGATRYNIGKLHIRGARFIDAGDGYLACGDIGKGRLAEVDDIVSATLDELGVKRDLAGRRVMITAGPTVEPIDPVRYISNHSSGKTGYAIARAAALRGADVTLVSGPVSLPAPQGVHMVHVKTARDMYAAAEEAFEDSDIAIFAAAVADMRPREAAGHKLKKGIADAELGTIDLVENPDILATLGARKEHQVVVGFAAETNDVVANAEKKLVSKHADLVVANEVGGGRAFGADDNVVWFVDDEDIEELPRMSKTRLADEILDKAIQFLA
- a CDS encoding RidA family protein translates to MSGDNVVLARNTEAAPQNDRHAQTVAFSHYNNISAQLPIDPETGALVEGGIFEQAEQCFENLEAIVESIDHSLNDVARLTVFVRDIRDMDAVDEVFRAFFPTYVPSRTAMAVAALPMDALVQVEALLVNGEGTIPNEPQANDLVKYVNNTHNAPYDGLSSQSVAFSHYNNLTAQLPIDPVSNQIVVGGVAEQAAQCLKNIKAILTSIDVPFDDIVKVTVFLKNLSDIDAVNDVYTRFFPDSGIARAVAYVPARTVVEVAELPMHALVQIEAVVSHGDGTPPQEVEARHGLIIEANDTDAAPTSPLSTQSVAFSHYNNISAQLGVDAASGLLVAGGVAEQAEQACKNIKAIIENVDHTMEDAVKVNVYLKNIDDLAAVEDVCARYFTGAPAFRAVGTAALPMDALVQIDAIFGNAEGTPPVK
- a CDS encoding GlsB/YeaQ/YmgE family stress response membrane protein, yielding MSIIVWIIIGGLAGWIANMIMKTDGSLIKNIVTGIVGALIGGFVMSFFGAAGFTGFNLWSFLVALIGSVILIAVINLLTGKRA